GCATCGGCATGCTCTTCTCGATCGTGATGGGCTGCCTCGGCGGATTGCTGCCCGCGCTATCGGCGATCCGCCTGAAGATGCTCGATTCGCTCCGGTGAGAACGCCATTCCACACGGAGCCCGCAGCGCAAGCAAGGATTGTTAATCCTCGATTGGGGACGCTGGGCTAAAAGCCCATGAAGAGCCGGGCCACCAGCAATCCGCAGTGGAGCAGGAACGACGCTTCATGAGCGCCGTCGTCGGCAGCGAGCATGCTGCCGGCCATCGGCGCTCCGGATATTCCCGCGGCCTGGAACCTGGCGGCCCGCGCGGCTTCTTGTTCGCGATCGCATTGGGCCGCCTCGATTCCGCCGCCGTGAATCCATTCGACCAATCGCGAGAGCTTGTCGGCGTCGAACCACATTCCGTGGGGCTTGCAATAGTCGACGATCACTCCGCTGCGATGCTCGTAGTTTTGCCGCAGCATCAAGGTGCTGCAAACGGGGCAGGGCAAATAGCCCCGCGACATGCCGGTCGATTTTCCCGCCGTTGGCAGATGGCGGCTGAAATCGGTTCGCAGCCACTTTTCCGCCGTTTCGCCGGTTTGCCGGGCATGGTCGATCAATTGCTGAAAGATGGCGATTTCGATCCACAGCCCGGCACAGATGCGGCATTCCATGATGCCGAATCCGCCGACCGGGCGGCTAAACAAGCGATGATCGCCGCGGCAGATGGGGCACGTCAGCAGTGTGTCGACATTGTCGAGCGGCTCGGCCGCCAACGGCTTGCCGCAATGGTCGCAGAACCGCGCCTGATCGCTCACTCGGGCAAAGCACTGCGGGCAGATCGTGTCGAGGTCTTGTTCGCGAAGCGTGAAATCGGCGCTGCAATATTCGCAGCGCGTGCTTCCTTCATGCCGCGGCGCACCGCATGAGGAGCACCGCACCACCGCCGCATCGTGTCCTTGCGGCTGATGAACCGTCAGCACTTCGCCGCACCGGCAGCGAAACCGGCTGCCGATTTCGCGCCCCGTGGCGTCGTACTGCCGCTGACATTTCGGACAAGCAACAAGGAGACGCATAGTGCACTTCAGGCTTTCCAGCGTGTCGATATCGTGACGAGAACTAGATTGGCGACTACAACTTCGATGGGACGGGATCGTCGAATTCGAAGTTCGCGAGCGACATCTTCGTCTCAGCAGGAGTAAGCAGCAGAACGGTGCGGATGTCGGCCTGCACGTCATCCGGCAGGTGCCCGAGGTAGTTCCAAATGCATTGGCTGCGCTGCGGCTTACTTTGCCCGGCAAAATCAGGATCGATGATTCGCAACCGCACTGAAACGGAGTCCTGCCGATAAAGGTCGATCCGTGGTACGTTGACAGCCATTTAGACCCTCCCGTCAATGGATAATGGCGACGGCAGCCGCCAAAAACGCTTCGGCTTCATCTGCGCGAACAGAATGAGGCGTGTAGCGAAGATCAGTGGGCCAATCAGCCACGAGCGTGAAATGTTGCGTAATCTCGCGCGGATACCGCGCCCCTCCGTTGACTAGATATACGCTCCGAAGCCACTCGAATTCATGAGCTTTGCTGCCTCTGAACGACCTGATTATATCAGGCCGAGCGCTCGCGGGCATTGCCATGATAACCAGGGCCTTCAGGATGCACTCGATTCCATATCCGGCAAGGTAGATTGTGCCGGTCGTGTAGCCAGCTCTCAAGAGAACTTCCGCTTCCTCGTACCGCTGGAAGGCGCAGCGGTAGAATCGCCGTGCGTCTTGCGAACCGGGAATTGCCATGGGTTTTGGCTCGCCATACCTTCTAACTTAAATCCAACATCCGCTCTAGCGCGATCAGGGCCCAGCGGGCGGTTTCGTCGTCGACGCGGATGATGTTTACCGGCGTGCCGGCGGCCAGATTTTCCAGGCTCCAGCAAAGATGCGCCAAATCGATGCGATACATCGTCGCACACATGCACACCACCGGCGAAAGAAAATGAATCTCCTGCTCCGGATGGGCATGCTTCAGGCGGTTCACCAAATGCAGCTCCGTGCCGATCGCCCAGCGTGTTCCCGGCGGCGCGGTTTCGACTTCGCGAATGATCCGGCTTGTGGAGCCGCGCAGGTCGGCCTTATCGACCACTTCCATCGAGCATTCCGGATGCACCAGCACTTTGATGGCCGGATATCGTGCTCGAAGCTGGTCGACGTGTTCGGGGCGAAACATGGCATGCACGCTGCAATGCCCCTGCCACAACAGCACTCGGCTATCCACGAGCTGTTCGACCGTGTTGCCGCCGAACTCGCCGCCGGTCTCTTCGGCATGCGGATTCCAAACCGCCATTTCCTCCAGCGGAATGCCCATCGCCCGGGCCGTGTTGCGTCCCAAATGCTGATCCGGGAAAAATAACACACGCCGCGTGCGGTCGAACG
This genomic window from Pirellulales bacterium contains:
- the nadA gene encoding quinolinate synthase NadA, whose product is MPIPLPTQPAGFELKPYKSLANDELHARIAAIRAEMGSRLRILGHHYQQDEVIGLSDLQGDSYQLSKLAADSRDCRAIVFCGVHFMAETADVLANRPERLAERGGERVTVVLPDLAAGCSMADMAAIEQVESCWDALGEVMDTREITPVTYINSAASLKAFCGRHGGIVCTSSNAAAVLRWAFDRTRRVLFFPDQHLGRNTARAMGIPLEEMAVWNPHAEETGGEFGGNTVEQLVDSRVLLWQGHCSVHAMFRPEHVDQLRARYPAIKVLVHPECSMEVVDKADLRGSTSRIIREVETAPPGTRWAIGTELHLVNRLKHAHPEQEIHFLSPVVCMCATMYRIDLAHLCWSLENLAAGTPVNIIRVDDETARWALIALERMLDLS
- a CDS encoding zinc ribbon domain-containing protein, with product MRLLVACPKCQRQYDATGREIGSRFRCRCGEVLTVHQPQGHDAAVVRCSSCGAPRHEGSTRCEYCSADFTLREQDLDTICPQCFARVSDQARFCDHCGKPLAAEPLDNVDTLLTCPICRGDHRLFSRPVGGFGIMECRICAGLWIEIAIFQQLIDHARQTGETAEKWLRTDFSRHLPTAGKSTGMSRGYLPCPVCSTLMLRQNYEHRSGVIVDYCKPHGMWFDADKLSRLVEWIHGGGIEAAQCDREQEAARAARFQAAGISGAPMAGSMLAADDGAHEASFLLHCGLLVARLFMGF